The genomic window ggtaaattaattagcaaaataatagatccagatggttgtatatgattggttggcgcattcacgtgtcaagcgatatcgcagggaagttgagatttcttcaacttgcaaaagcgacatcgttttAGCCTTGGTGATTTGAatcaattgatcggcttgacgctctggaaatgtaagtaaacattgagcatgcgtgaaaatcgcttttctgcaaaagcgatcgagtataaattcagcttaagactATTCCCACTACTAGACATTTCTTTAGGCAAGTAACAGTCATGTTTCAACTTGCCCAATGCATATTCCAAATTGAAAGTGATATCGAGCTGTGATTTTGAGGAACATGCCTTTGTAAATCCATCTTACAATAGATTATTTTGTTTCCAATATAGAAATAATTTACTTTTTCAAAGGCCTAAAAAAAGAAGATTTGTATGAACTTTTCGATCGACCCTAAAATCTGAACAAATAGGGTCACATTTTTTTTcctatttgaattttcatatttggtataaaataaacaaaaatgtgaattttttttgCCTGTTTGTATTAGTGGGCATAAATCATAGCTTACCATGGCATTTTGTGGTGAACTTAATTTTGTATGtggcaaaaaaaagaaaagtaaaagtAAACTGACCTACCGACAGACAGACCCTGACTTTGGAGCTTTTGgggcaatacaatttttttttgtctaaTGTAATGAGTGGCTTGATGGTAAAGAGCCATTTAAACTGGCCAGTAGCATCAGTATGATATACAAGCAATAACAACAACTATAAAACTATTGCTATTGATGAGGGTTTTTTATTATAGTTTAGTTTGTGTAATTCGCCAAAATAAAATGGATATCATATTGCAACTTGACAACGAAAATGAAAGGCGTCAAAATTGCTTCTTCCATTTTTATGATATCCTACTAAAAGCATCACCCCAGACAATCCAGgaaataatatgtgacatgatcaaggggaatgagtcacatgtcgaccctggtcaaaaatgagttttacataatatgtttcagaaattgaaaaacccatgttgatacgacttttctttgcaaagttacatcaatttatcaatcgctgaaaacaatataaaacaaaagaattttaacactttctttgtcaatatctcaaaatcaatattagcgacatccgactcatttcccttgatcgtgtcatatATTTGAACATCAAAGCTAACATTTTACTCTGCACAAAGTGGCACAGAGTAGGAAATAgcatcaacttttaataattataatacatcgagggttgacaaatgttgagattttggtaccaaaataatctgtaatacccacagattcttaaaatcataagccttaactcaattcaacttcctattgcatctatagcacaataatacttggtcacatctcaatacaaaaatattattttaatcatttttctccaaaaggcactttttgagttaaggccttctgtttgtcaaccctcgaaatgTACTTTGGATccaacaaacaatttattttacatttttggtCCCATAAAATGTTACATTCAGAATCTATTCACACACATCGGATACTCAATAGTTGTCATCTAGCTCAATGCAAACTTAACAGAATTGCATTATGGCAACAGCTATAAATTAAAATATCTTAGATATACACACAcacatttcttgaaatataaagcTACATTAATTCTTGAGACCAGATGTTTGTCACCATATGACGTCACCCATGCCATTCACCATTGCACGTTCCTTGGTTTTCCTTTCAACCTGTCGTCTGTAGCGCTCTAGTTCCTGAAGGAAAGGAATAAAAAGGATGTGCTGAgtattagtatacaaatattgactgctatgaggggcatggttaaaattataggcccaaggtgatctcaaaaccatgactatgactaggcatagtcatggttttgagatcaccgcgggcctataattttaaccatgcgacgaataaaaagcagtcaatatttgtttctctaaatcttaagattcttgtcatctgtttggttaagcatcgattttgggaagagaaattaatagtttcaaagcgagcggcacacagattacaatctcgatttatgcgtaattatagcgcatgaaaacattaacgcgtgcgtaataccattttacgctgggaaaaagcgcgcagtttgatcgtgacgcttgcgtgaccggtccatagttcatttccatggaccggtccatagttcattttgcgggcatagttaattcaatgactgcactttcaaccaatcagatgacaggaatctatatatgaggtacatgtatataattgatTTTAGTATTGGCATCAGCTGGAAAGGTATAAAAAGTAGaataaaattaattgttttttaccTTTTCAGTTCATGACTCAGCACTTTTTATTAGCTTATGTTATGGTTTCTCAAAACATTCACATCCACACACTGTATAGCATGCATACTCACTCAGTtgtggaaaaaaaagtttgggaaACCTTAATATAGGCCAATGTCGAGATTCTCGCAGTAACAAATTACGTACTCgcacacaaacaaacacacatctCATCACACACTCACCACACCCCACTATTCCGCCCCAAATTGTCAAAACTATCCTTTCTCTCTTGTTCTACTCTACGCTGTCTGGCTTGCTGCAACCAGTGCCTACGTATAGCTCCTTGTAATACCTTATCTTTTTGCTCTCTCATATTATCTACAGCTGGCTCAATATACTGGGGGTCTTTAGTTGGATCGTCTGCGACTGTATGGTCACCTACACTCTGTTGAAAGAAGATCAGTTCAATTGGTTTATAAACAGTCTAACAaaacctggggtccatttcactaaactttatgaagctttgtaagtctcgaaatcgttcgtaacttacgatGAGTTGTAATGTTTATTTCACTAAAtttacttacgaacggtacccttcataagtaatacagatttactacagggacccttcgcaaagttatgtctagtattgggtattcgtaactttacgaacggttacttgagttacgaagggttaaatgtttagtgaaatggacccctggaaaTTATAATCTTACAAACTTTGCATCATGTTGAGCCAAAACCCATGAAATCACTGTGAGTCTGTTGATACTCTGCCCTGAGCATGGgaaattttgtcaccaaagtcagcaaGATGGATTCTATCAATGCTGACTTTCACATCAATCCACCATATTACCTTGTTGTTGATTTGGGAGTTTGaaatcttacaaagtgtcaccCTAATATGGACCAGtataacattaaaattttacaatttgaattgaaaattgAGGGTCTGTAGATTTCAAACCTAAGGGCCCAaatgcagacatgccaactttgaaatcaagtTTTCCGTATTCAGACGACCAAACCCTGTATTTTGTACCCCAAAACCATATTTTCGTAAATTTGTACCTTTTCTACAAATCCCATGTGCATCTTGCGCTGTGAATGTCTTTCCCATTCTTCAGTTTGGTTTGGggaggggtgtgccgctgagaatttgaaagtggacccatcaatataccaagaAATTTGAACCCATCGATAAACCAACTTGAATttaggtcaaataaaggtcaaatttaacacaaaatgtTGTACTGGgtcaatttaaaatattttggctaCAGTCaagcaaaattgagcaattttctgaagaaattaagaaaaatttgaaaaaagcaaccatccatataccaaaattggcctaggaaAATGGgctattgatataccaaaaggctgaaatgctacccatgtttgcggcatgaCCCAGTATGACCATTTGTTCCGAGTACCCCCGGGCTGTAATGCCACTCTATTACGCTACATGTGACCTGAATCTTACCTGCTGAGGAAAGAATGATGTAAATGCTTGTTTCCATAGGTCCATGGGGCTACGTGCATTGACATGTCCAAGATCACTATCTGCTACTGGGGGTAAACCTAAGTAGGTTGAAAAGCAGACAGTGCATATTTAGTTGTAAGGTACCAATGAAAACCAAATCAAAACCATCtgcaaatgtgacatgatcaagcgtAATTGATCTTGGGATACAGCCAATAGTGGCGttcaacttcttttgtatttttgaattaACCATATGGAACTATAAGTCCAAATGTTCTGgaattttcagcaaaataaagctatgAAAATGGTCAATGAAAATTTCATTAGGGGCAACTTTTTTAGCCTCTGTAATCCCAAAAGTTGTTGATTGTTTACATTTGTTGCCATATACCTTGATACACCTTCACATAACATttcttgaaaataaaaatattgatattttgctgTTATTACATGGAAATGAGGTTTGTTACCTCAAAAACAGGTAATCATTACACATTGACTCTCAGAGTGTCAAGTTAGCTCTATCGGTATTGGGCATACATAACTTAATCATAACCCTAAGACATACTTGACGTCAAAATACGTCTCTGTATTTGAGAGAGCACTTCGGTTGTGCCGCCTTTACATGTAAGCATATTATGCTGGGATCCCGAGAAACACATGTTTTTAGGCTACACGATCAACAAGCGACAAGAGATATAATAGtttagggttcataccactaaatgcgcatgtgaagcggtttccggtaaaagtttatcacgactatagtcccaactttgcataaaaattgtgcaaaatcggtacaatattaacaattttagtgttgcaaatcgtgttttctagaacttgtgaatgtgatctatactaattttaacaaaaaacgcgaaaatttgagtgatgtttacgatgatgagcgcatgaacacacgaggtcaaaacgcggttagcagtcggacgtaaacacgggaaaatctggcctttttatatagcgctatttttctcaaaaagtagacctaaattatggtgtcattttcagatatgttatgcagaattttgttctgattaagatgatatcaaatatatatttcaaagtaagacgtaactcgacttatagcctaaaatgtgacccctattttgcacgtaaagtctatggaaagctatttagtggcatgtaccctttaaggagcaattccatgcgttttcagcagcgtctttatctatttaaaatgcacgcgaagaaaagaggaggacatcaacaagctgcgttcatggacgccgccggggtttttcgctgtatgtgcgtttgcatgaataggcctgcttttatttccaatttaataaaagttccaattttggtagaagtttgaaaccttttgatatgaataaagaagagtttcaaaatattgaaaacattgtttattggtgtttaaattacaaagaagtttttcaatttcattgttatttttaaccaattttttgtcatttaaactcaagttttggccttcaattttaataaaattacataaaatattagatttaagatatttaagtttctagtttgctttatttataccactgtccagtattttaaatagttataacattcaaagtttaatttatattaatatttaatttcaaatagccattcattacatttgctttttggacaaaacgggttaaaagtgatgctggaggggggggggggggtaggcctacttgattgacatttcttgtctttttaaatattctgcaggtactgagaatgttttaattttgaagttatgcactggtaaaagatgttcaaagaacgtttactcttaacatcaattaatatcttcatgaaaatagcaaatcagcaaccattgtgcattcatgtgcatcaaaatgacgaaaaatggcaattgtcggctatcatgcttgtgcttgaaatcgacatcctgtctagagtatgaaagaaaataccccaaaatttcttacaattaatttaaaatgtagtgaaaaagataacaaaatcattttcaaggcctaaaaacgatgttttagcctcttcaagggttcataccactaaatgcgcatgtgaagcggtttccggtaaaagtttatcacgactatagtcccaactttgcataaaaattgtgcaaaatcggtacaatattaacaattttagtgttgcaaatcgtgtttttctagaacttgtgaatgtgatctctactaatttgaacaaaaagcgaaaatttgagtgatgtttacgatgatgagcgcatgaacacacgaggtcaaaacgcggttagcagtcggacgtaaacacgggaaaatctggcctttttatatagcgctatttttctcaaaaagtagacctaaaatatggtgtcattttcagatatgttatgcagaattttgttctgattaagatgatatcaaatatatatttcaaagtaagacataactcgacttatagcctaaaacgtgacccctattttgcacgtaaagtctatggaaagctatttagtggcatgtaccctttactAAATTGAATCTCAGCGATGTTTTTACTCACCTATTTGCTGCATTGCATCCATTCCAAATGGGACCATGATTGGCTTATTAGGgtcaaagttgagatttttggtACTGTATGGGTGAAACAAGTATAAAATAAACAACACATTACAAATATAGTTTGCCGAGGTTTAATTTGAAATATGAATTAAAGTCAACATCAGATTTGCAGCAGTGAAAGAGTGGCAGTTCCGCAGATATTAAAGGGCGCAGAGCACTCtttaacatttttgtccatttgccTTTCTTGAGGTAGTAGTGTCTGCATGTGATACACGGGTGATCACAGGCAGTGTGTTTGTGGGGCACAGTCACTTTGCGCCTCTTTGTGCTACAGATGCACCACCTATGATTGTGCATGTATCACATGCTGATGCTGCCGTCTCAAGAAAGCCGAATGGACTATTATTATCATGGCTGAAATTAAGCGGCCCTGTGGGAGTTCAAGTTCCAATCAGTACAATGACTATCCCGATATTGCTGCAGCAGTGCTTTCAAATTTACCAAGGCTTTTAAGCTCCATATAGCACAATTAGGACACACAtttcattaaaaaacaaacaaacttaagaAGTggcctccattttgttttaagaTTAACTGCCTTAACAAAGTCTAAGTAGCTAGTtccttttgttttttatatttgacTCATTAGCTGCTTTGTactattgacctttgaccttgacacATACCTTGTACTTATTTGTGTTCCAAATGCTAAGTGACTCACATAGGCTTTGGTACGCAACATCAGAGCATCTGTTTTGTTGCTGCAGAACTGTAAACAATTTGAACAAGACAGAACAGTATCTTTATTGAAGAGAAAACaacttgcacttttttttttttcactgactTTTGTAGGTATCTACCTTGGAATTCATATCTTACAAAAGCATTTATAATAAAAATGTTATACTGCTTTTCGCACttattcattcaatttcatgatTACGAATAGCACAAATTATTACTATAACCAGGCTGATGCTTCTGCAATAACTTTCCCCTTGAATAGGCCATTTGCTCTTCATATGTGATCAATTAGGAGGAGACACCGGAAAGAGCCAAGTTGCTGCACTGCTTCTGTCTCTATCTATAGCCTGTtttatctcaagttgagagtaatgccatgttggatttagcAGTGGCAGATCTGAATCATGAGCGCCAACTTATCCTGCGGGGTGCATACACATGCGCAGAAGGGCGACTTGTCCGTACGCTAGCAACACAACCAtgtaaatgcactgattcaaatctgccgATGCAAAATCCAACacggtgttactctcaacttgaaggGAGACAGGCTATatataaaaaagtgaaaagtgtagTCTGAGTGTAGACTGTCCTTACTTATTGGATATCGGTCGCAACACAGTTGTgtatgtgaaggacaaaatatgtttccaaGATTTCTTTAATAGTTAAATGGAATAACTTTTATAGGATacagctagctctaaacctttacgtcactatgtgaaactgAAAATCACTctatgccactatgtgttgccACCGACGATATTATGGTTTAACTTGTGAAGACCTTACCTGCAAAGCTGCTCCGTAATTATGTGCAAGAAATCTCATTGTTTTACAGATGACTTTCCTCTTCTCGGAATCAAAATCCTACAGGAGGAAAACAGTGAGAGAGCAAACATTTAATTTGGGTAACGAAGAATAATACCAGAGTCATCAACACATGGACAACATGGTCACAGAATAGAAAAAAACCAGTGTGTTACATTATCTGAAATCATTTTGTACAtaatttatggaaaataaatcacTTTGATTTGAATGTAGTAGCTCTTGTCTCTTAATACGCTCACATGTGTACTTCACTTGCTTGCTAAGAAGAACGTCACTTTTGTGGGAACAtttgtggccgagtggataaggcgcccgactcataatccataggttgcgagttcgagcccgctCGTGTAagcgtgttgtgtccttgggcaaggcactttatcctcattgcctactgggggatggggttgggttggattggatgtttgtataattgtttgtttcaatgttgcaatattggcgctgattaagctgctgcctgcaaattgcattgtgtctgtttagttgtgtttaatgtacaattctagcaatttaaCCTGCGGGTCACCTTtaaagtttgaaataaaaccttctttTTCACTTGTTTACCTTTTTGCATGTACATAGCGCACGTAAGCATCCAGTAACTTAACTAATACCCTCATCAGATTTACataattgtgttatttttttcgtTTTCTTTACCATGGTCCGACTGTAGTTGACTAAACAGCACActgcagatttcacaccaccaaatagtatatatggttgtgcgcccttgaatttcacttctcagaaaaacccattgattctgaatataagcattaaaatgagcagaaatttgcataattttagccaaatttggattggtcatgattagtaatattaattcctgcaagtgtaccacagatgggagagatcgaataacttttaatgattttaagcagccttttctttacagaaacaccggcatggttttgcctgaaaaataggaaattcccagacatcgtagactttgagggccagtcgtaaaaaaataatgacggtcaacctatatttttcccagccagagggatcaggcaagggctgatttcaaccatcatagctgtcgcttaaaactgagtcgctcctgtgaagaaaaaatgacgttttcttaaggcaaatttagcacatatctctatgggactctgatttggtggtgtgagatctgaatggagctgtgtgtgagtctcaacttttgattgagcaagttagccctgtgcctaattcgtgtttggattcaccgaagaagtgcattgactgaatttatgtaattaaaggctaaaattgaagagaactgcaacatttgctactaatataccagtgctaaggtgagtttatgacccaaaatgtgtgtttgagtgaaagattccatttcagtagagtgacttaggcccatgcaatgtaatcataatgttttgtaagcttacatcatcaatggcatgcaatgactcagtgccagatatagaagacattgcagtatggtgctagggtactggtcggaactcatgaaataggcgcctggatcaggtaagcttacggtttgtgtgttggtggggggggtaggctaagcttatgactccactactggtaacccaggtaatgtttacaatcatgatggtatgcaataactcagtgccagatgtagaagacatcagtatatggtggtacgtgggctagggcactggttggagctcataaaatgtgtccatggatcaggtaagcttatggggggggggtagacttaagatttcactaataggccatataattcaacacttataattcagacattgtggtcatgttattctttgtttttgtgtgtctgcctggttacttgtccctcttgactgtaaattgctgaaagcctaagtcttggtgaatttttaacatggtaatcacactgctatcttcagtagatagcagatgtcacagacacaatgattctgcttgaaaaaaattttaaccagcttcttgctcaaattatgctaaaaataagttaattagattaaaatagtctgaaattaaggataatcagaaacatgttgcatcattcagatttcacaccaccaaatagtatatatggttgtgcccttgaatttcacttctcagaaaaacccattgattctgaatataagcattaaaatgagcagaaatttgcataattttagccaaatttggattggtcatgattagtaatattaattcctgcaagtgtaccacagatgggagagatcgaataacttttaatgattttaagcagccttttctttacagaaacaccggcatggttttgcctgaaaataggaaattcccagacatcgtgagactttgagggccagtcgtaaaaaataatgacggtcaacctatattttttcccagccagagggatcaggcaagggctgatttcaaccatcatagctgtcgcttaaaactgagtcgctcctgtgaagaaaaaaatgacgttttcttaaggcaaatttagcacatatctctatgggactctgatttggtggtgtgagatctgcagTGTACTATAGTTGAATAATGGTTACTTGTGGTCATACGCACGTGTGTGCTAATTATGTATGAGCACCGATCACAGGCCAATGCATTGCTGAAATGCATGATCGGATGACGTGTTGTGGTCACACGTGTGATTGCTTGTACTAACTAATAATCTGACCATAGTAACTTGGGCGCTAATGATGCTAAATAGCATCGTTATGGAAAGATGGTGCAACTATAGTCTGCCTATGGTCGTGTGTGGTCACACACTACCCATACTACGGTCAGAATATATCATTCCGACCATCTTTACTTGGTAAAAACATGCACAACTGACCAGGGTCTAAGAATTAATTGTCACCAGTGGAATAACAAGAATCTCATGCAACTTACCTGAAACACATCATACTTGCTGCCTATGATTACCAGTGGAATTGGAAATGGATCAAGGATATCTTTATCCtgcaaaagtaaaacaaaatacacCTGATCAGTAGCTATCCAGACAAACAGAGAACAAGTATACACAGGCCTACTGGCACAATTTACAACAAACTGCAGTGGCACTGCTTGATTGCCTTGCAATATGTTGACAGTTGGTCATAgtaaattcttagtcagtgggagtggtctattacgtagacataTAATccgattggacaatcgcatgattttgggcgttgtctatcaggctgtagacgaccccacgtcatcatgcgtgttGATAACGCATATTAACACGCTCATAGCGGTGCCCgcatgtatcgcgttgtatgtgtagacgcagtgcggaatactcgcacgcgctagcagtacgctcAACAAAATATGTAaggttgtaaacaagtttcgttcattttagaaaaaggggagtttttatgacggtaacttaatttttgctttaaaaaatagaaaacagttattgtaataatatttaactgactaagaatgaaaataaacgataggaatttttattttgactatcctctacctatgatagacgacaggcaggtccaatatttttatcgtagctgcgccggcatccactactcaaaatattggacctggctgtcgtctatcacacggtagaggatagttaaaataaaaattcctatcgtttattctctaacagtagcgtagccaggattttagtgtgagggggcaaagccaaattttcagcCCCAttggtcaattttttgtcccatttttatcCACTTTATCCCTAATAATTTTCTGCGGGGGAAGTTTCCCCCAgctccccactggctacgctcCTGCTAGATAATCCCACCAAGTTTGTCAGTTTAACCTGTAGACCACTTTAGTAAAAGTGATGATAGTGTACATTAATTAGGCTATCTTGAGCCTTTTCACAGTCATCTCAAACAAGGTTATATATATGCGAATTATGCGTTGTTTGTGCATAGCCCTACAGTTTTGTGCATACAGCTCTCGTGCTGTCGTGCATGTGAAGTATAAAGTGCATGTACAGTAAGTGAGAAACCCAAAATGCACTTTTGAGCATATTATATTATATGTTTGAATGGTGAACCATATTCTTGGTGGCAACATGGTGATAGCACGATGGTGAATCCTAGCAAAGGATTAATAACAATACTTACTATGCTGACTTTTGATTTCATCAGAATTTTCCATTAACAGTTCCATTTTAACCAACAACAAGTGATAGTTCATGATTTCTCATATACACTTGAATTCGACAAATGTTGCACTGGGTCGTCACAGCGACCATTTTTACATTTAAATGAACTCAAGTTCAAATTTGACTAAATTCAACTTCTGTGCACAAATGGGGTCTATGACAATGTGTTCACTGTGCTGTCTAGTATCAGGTGTTTTTAGTATATTCTTT from Amphiura filiformis chromosome 5, Afil_fr2py, whole genome shotgun sequence includes these protein-coding regions:
- the LOC140153125 gene encoding cytoplasmic dynein 2 light intermediate chain 1-like, encoding MPKGEKSLWDIAIHEKEHKEEEAKKNEVQTEQNSSSTECTILFMGSKSAGKTSIILRFLEKDEPPKATTALEYTFGRRAKGHNMAKDVAHIWELGGGTFLSQLVETPITEVTLSSAAAVLVLDLSHPYEIWNTMETLLKAALNRIEHVISKVSAEDPRIYDRIKAKSWRRIGEDHPDKDILDPFPIPLVIIGSKYDVFQDFDSEKRKVICKTMRFLAHNYGAALQFCSNKTDALMLRTKAYVSHLAFGTQISTSTKNLNFDPNKPIMVPFGMDAMQQIGLPPVADSDLGHVNARSPMDLWKQAFTSFFPQQSVGDHTVADDPTKDPQYIEPAVDNMREQKDKELERYRRQVERKTKERAMVNGMGDVIW